In Camelus dromedarius isolate mCamDro1 chromosome 3, mCamDro1.pat, whole genome shotgun sequence, one DNA window encodes the following:
- the SHLD3 gene encoding shieldin complex subunit 3, which translates to MTTEVIIHYRPSERDPTQLPKIAEKAIQDFPTRPLSRFIPWFPHDESKLLKPRRSPPVISEEAAEDMRQYLTISEHDVKSQSYDCTVDLLEFQPNLTKKRHLIQSHTLSEQTNPGNLDERTEKGRQHKRRSWSVSLPSSNCTENIFPLSKKLQDSLKALNLHSFYRARWIIEHTVCNNQSLEDIWAKLNRIIRHNELPSCNATIQRHLGEIWVFCDVMYCEYVGNLLKGRLALTGEISLFVNKYGVIFSM; encoded by the coding sequence ATGACTACAGAAGTAATAATACATTATCGACCAAGTGAGAGGGATCCCACACAACTGCCAAAAATTGCAGAGAAAGCAATTCAAGACTTTCCCACTCGGCCACTATCAAGATTTATTCCTTGGTTTCCTCATGACGAGTCCAAACTTCTCAAACCTAGAAGATCACCACCTGTGATTTCTGAAGAGGCAGCTGAAGATATGAGACAATACTTAACCATTTCAGAACATGATGTTAAATCACAGAGTTATGATTGCACAGTAGATCTATTGGAGTTTCAACCTAATTTGACAAAAAAGAGGCACTTAATCCAATCACACACACTGAGTGAACAGACTAATCCTGGAAACCTGGATGAACgaacagaaaaaggaagacaaCACAAAAGGAGGTCTTGGAGTGTTTCACTTCCCAGCAGTAAttgtactgaaaatatttttcctttgtctaAAAAATTGCAAGATAGTTTAAAGGCACTAAATTTGCACTCATTTTATAGAGCAAGATGGATAATAGAACACACTGTTTGTAACAACCAAAGTCTGGAAGACATTTGGGCAAAACTCAATCGAATTATCAGGCATAATGAACTTCCATCTTGTAATGCTACAATTCAGAGACATTTAGGCGAGATATGGGTGTTCTGTGATGTTATGTACTGTGAATATGTGGGAAATCTTCTTAAAGGAAGATTAGCACTTACTGGggaaataagtttatttgtgaaTAAATATGGTGTTATTTTTAGTATGTAA